A genomic window from Glycine max cultivar Williams 82 chromosome 17, Glycine_max_v4.0, whole genome shotgun sequence includes:
- the LOC100777713 gene encoding ABC transporter B family member 4 isoform X4 — MVAEAGLEADMTSTKTTGSTSDHPPAQGPENTQEIEYMQQDCKKNKMKGESNKTVPFYKLFSFADSWDCLLMVVGAISAVGNGISMPLMTILIGDAIDAFGGNVDNKQAVVHQVSKASLKFASIGAGAFFAAFLQVACWVITGERQAARIRGLYLKAILRQDISFFDKDTNSGEVVGRMSGDTVLIQEAMGEKVGKFIQYVACFFGGTVIAFIKGWLLSLALLSSLPLLVLSGSVMSFAFAKMASRGQTAYSEAATVVERTIGSIRTVASFTGEKQAIAQYNQYLIKAYRVGVQEGVAGGFGFGLVRLFIYCTYALAVWFGGKMVLEKGYTGGQVISIFFAVLTGSMSLGQASPSLTAFAAGQAAAFKMFETIKRQPDIDAYDTGGRLLDDISGDIELKEVCFSYPSRPDEQIFNGFSISIPSGTTAALVGQSGSGKSTVISLIERFYDPQAGEVLIDGINLREFQLKWIRQKIGLVSQEPVLFACSIKENIAYGKDGATDEEIRAAAELANAAKFIDKFPHGLDTMVGEHGIQLSGGQKQRISIARAILKDPRILLLDEATSALDAESERVVQETLDRIMINRTTVIVAHRLSTIRNADVIAVIHHGKVIEKGTHAELTKDPDGAFSQLIRLQKIKRESDQYDANESGKPENFVDSERQLSQRLSFPQSFSLESSGRGIDSQRSFKISNAMPTSPDLFETSEGGPEVLPSAASNKPQEVSLLRIAYLNKPEIPVLLLGTVAAAATGAILPTVGLLLSHMINTFFEPADELRKDSKFWALIFVVLSVAAFIFIPLRSYLFAVAGSKLIKRIRLMCFEKIIQMEIGWFDKAENSSGALGARLSTDAASIRTLVGDALGLLVQDISTAITALVIAFDANWQLSLIVLVLVPLVLLNGNLQMKSMQGFSTNAKKLYEEASQVASDAVGNIRTVAAFGAEEKVMELYQKKCVGPIQTGIRQGLVSGTGFGLSLFFLFSVYACSFYAGARLVESGKTSISDVFRL, encoded by the exons ATGGTGGCTGAGGCCGGCTTGGAAGCAGATATGACTTCAACCAAGACGACAGGATCAACGAGTGATCATCCACCAGCTCAAGGTCCTGAAAATACCCAAGAAATTGAATACATGCAGCAGGATTGcaagaagaacaaaatgaaGGGTGAAAGCAATAAAACAGTACCCTTTTACAAACTTTTCTCATTTGCAGACTCTTGGGATTGTCTTCTGATGGTAGTTGGGGCAATAAGTGCAGTTGGTAATGGAATCTCTATGCCTTTAATGACAATACTTATTGGAGATGCGATTGATGCTTTTGGAGGAAATGTTGATAATAAACAAGCAGTAGTTCATCAAGTTTCCAAG GCATCACTGAAGTTTGCATCCATCGGCGCAGGTGCCTTTTTTGCAGCATTCTTGC AGGTGGCTTGCTGGGTGATCACCGGGGAGAGACAAGCTGCAAGAATAAGAGGCTTATACCTCAAAGCAATTTTGAGGCAAGATATCAGCTTCTTTGACAAGGACACCAACAGTGGAGAGGTTGTTGGAAGGATGTCAGGTGACACGGTTCTTATTCAAGAGGCCATGGGAGAGAAG GTAGGAAAATTCATACAATATGTGGCATGTTTTTTTGGAGGTACAGTCATAGCATTCATCAAGGGTTGGCTTCTAAGCCTTGCTCTTCTATCTTCTCTTCCACTTCTTGTCCTCTCTGGTTCCGTAATGAGCTTTGCTTTTGCCAAGATGGCATCCCGAGGACAAACAGCTTATTCTGAAGCAGCTACTGTAGTGGAGCGGACAATTGGTTCAATTCGAACT GTTGCATCATTTACTGGTGAGAAGCAAGCTATAGCTCAATACAATCAATACTTAATTAAAGCTTACAGAGTTGGAGTGCAAGAGGGTGTGGCTGGAGGGTTTGGCTTTGGTTTAGTTCGTCTATTTATTTACTGTACCTATGCTTTGGCAGTGTGGTTTGGAGGGAAGATGGTACTAGAGAAAGGTTATACAGGAGGACAAGtcattagtatattttttgcaGTTTTGACTGGTTCCAT GTCTCTTGGGCAGGCATCTCCAAGCTTAACTGCATTCGCTGCAGGACAAGCTGCTGCCTTTAAAATGTTTGAAACGATTAAGAGGCAGCCAGATATTGATGCTTATGACACTGGTGGTCGACTGCTAGATGATATTTCTGGTGATATAGAGCTTAAGGAGGTCTGCTTTAGTTATCCTTCCAGACCTGATGAGCAAATATTCAAtggattttcaatttcaataccAAGTGGCACTACTGCAGCTTTGGTAGGGCAAAGTGGAAGTGGGAAATCAACAGTTATTAGTTTAATTGAGAGATTTTATGATCCACAAGCTGGTGAAGTTCTCATTGACGGTATCAATCTCAGAGAATTTCAACTGAAATGGATCAGACAGAAAATAGGACTTGTCAGCCAGGAACCAGTTCTCTTTGCTTGCAGCATTAAAGAGAATATTGCCTATGGTAAAGATGGGGCAACAGATGAAGAAATCAGAGCGGCAGCTGAACTCGCTAATGCTGCTAAGTTCATAGATAAATTTCCCCAT GGACTTGACACGATGGTTGGCGAGCATGGAATTCAGCTCTCTGGAGGTCAAAAACAAAGAATATCTATAGCAAGAGCAATTCTGAAGGATCCAAGAATTCTGCTCCTTGACGAAGCTACAAGTGCTCTTGATGCAGAATCAGAGAGAGTGGTGCAAGAGACCCTAGACAGAATTATGATAAACCGAACAACTGTCATTGTAGCCCACCGCCTAAGCACAATAAGGAATGCAGATGTCATTGCAGTTATTCATCATGGAAAAGTAATAGAGAAAG GCACACATGCTGAACTCACTAAAGATCCTGATGGAGCTTTTAGTCAGCTCATTAGAttgcaaaaaattaaaagggaaTCAGATCAATATGATGCAAATGAGTCAGGAAAGCCAGAAAACTTTGTAGATTCTGAACGACAATTGAGCCAACGGCTTTCTTTCCCTCAATCTTTTAGTCTGGAATCATCTGGAAGAGGAATCGACAGCCAACGCTCATTCAAAATATCAAATGCCATGCCAACCTCACCAGATCTCTTTGAAACATCTGAAGGAGGGCCTGAAGTTCTTCCTTCAGCAGCATCAAATAAACCTCAAGAAGTTTCACTTCTCCGCATTGCTTATCTTAACAAGCCTGAAATCCCAGTGTTACTCTTGGGGACTGTAGCAGCAGCAGCAACTGGGGCAATACTACCCACCGTGGGGCTTCTTCTCTCGCACatgataaatactttttttgagCCTGCAGATGAACTCCGTAAAGACTCAAAGTTTTGGGCATTAATATTTGTTGTACTTAGTGTGGCTGCCTTCATATTTATTCCATTAAGGTCCTACCTTTTTGCTGTAGCTGGTTCTAAGTTGATAAAAAGGATCCGGCTTATGtgttttgagaaaataattCAGATGGAAATAGGTTGGTTTGATAAAGCTGAGAATTCAAGTGGAGCACTTGGAGCAAGGCTCTCAACTGATGCGGCTTCTATTCGAACTTTGGTTGGGGATGCTCTTGGTTTGCTGGTTCAAGATATTTCTACTGCAATTACAGCCTTGGTAATTGCCTTTGACGCAAACTGGCAGCTTTCTCTCATCGTTCTTGTTTTGGTACCTCTAGTATTACTAAATGGAAATTTGCAAATGAAGTCCATGCAAGGATTTAGCACCAATGCAAAG
- the LOC100776122 gene encoding ABC transporter B family member 11, translated as MEGDISVNGDPNINNNHDSKKRDDKDEPAKTVPLYKLFSFADPLDLLLMFVGTVGAIGNGISMPLMTLIFGSLINAFGESSNTDEVVDEVSKVSLKFVYLAVGTFFAAFLQLTCWMITGNRQAARIRGLYLKTILRQDVSFFDKETSTGEVVGRMSGDTVLIQDAMGEKVGQFIQLVATFFGGFVVAFIKGWLLTVVMLSCIPLLALSGAMITVIISKASSEGQAAYSTAAIVVEQTIGSIRTVASFTGERPAIAKYNQSLTKAYKTGVQEALASGLGFGVLYFVLMCSYGLAVWFGAKMVIEKGYTGGEVVTIIFAVLTGSFSIGQASPSLSAFAAGQAAAFKMFETIKRKPEIDAYGTTGLKINDIRGDIELKEVCFSYPTRPDELVFNGFSLSIPSGTTAALVGQSGSGKSTVVSLIERFYDPQSGAVLIDGINLREFQLKWIRQKIGLVSQEPVLFTCSIKENIAYGKDGATDEEIRAAAELANAAKFIDKLPQGLDTMVGEHGTQLSGGQKQRVAIARAILKDPRILLLDEATSALDAESERIVQEALDRIMINRTTVIVAHRLSTIRNADTIAVIHQGKIVESGSHAELTKDPDGAYSQLIRLQEIKRSEKNVDNRDKSGSIGHSGRHSSKRSSFLRSISQESLGVGNSGRHSFSASFRVPTSVGFIEAATGEGPQDPPPTAPSPPEVPLYRLASLNKPEIPVLLMGTVAAVLTGVILPVFSILLTKMISIFYEPHHELRKDSKVWAIVFVGLGAVSLLVYPGRFYFFGVAGSKLIQRIRKMCFEKVVHMEVSWFDEAEHSSGAIGSRLSTDAASIRALVGDALGLLVQNIATAIAALIIAFESSWQLALIILALVPLLGLNGYVQLKFLKGFSADTKKLYEEASQVANDAVGSIRTVASFCAEEKVMELYQEKCEGPIKTGKRQGIISGISFGVSFFMLYAVYATSFYAGARLVEDGKSSFSDVFRVFFALSMAALGISQSGSLVPDSTKAKGAAASIFAILDRKSEIDPSDDSGMTLEEVKGEIELRHVSFKYPTRPDVQIFRDLSLTIHTGKTVALVGESGCGKSTVISLLQRFYDPDSGHIILDGKEIQSLQVRWLRQQMGLVSQEPVLFNDTIRANIAYGKGDATEAEIIAAAELANAHRFISSLQKGYDTLVGERGVQLSGGQKQRVAIARAIVKNPKILLLDEATSALDAESEKVVQDALDRVMVDRTTIVVAHRLSTIKGADLIAVVKNGVIAEKGKHEALLDKGGDYASLVALHTSASTS; from the exons atGGAAGGGGATATCAGTGTGAATGGAGATCCTAACATTAACAACAATCATGACTCAAAGAAGAGGGATGACAAAGATGAACCCGCCAAAACAGTACCCTTATACAAGCTTTTCTCATTTGCTGATCCTTTGGATCTCTTGTTGATGTTTGTGGGGACTGTTGGTGCCATTGGGAATGGAATCTCCATGCCCTTAATGACTCTGATATTTGGAAGTCTGATCAATGCATTTGGAGAATCCAGTAACACTGACGAGGTCGTGGATGAAGTTTCCAAG GTGTCCCTGAAATTTGTATACTTGGCTGTGGGTACCTTTTTTGCGGCATTTTTGC AGTTGACATGCTGGATGATCACTGGGAATAGACAAGCTGCAAGAATTAGAGGATTATACCTTAAAACAATTTTGAGGCAGGATGTCAGTTTCTTTGATAAAGAGACTAGTACTGGAGAGGTTGTTGGAAGGATGTCAGGTGATACTGTTCTTATTCAAGATGCCATGGGTGAAAAG GTGGGACAGTTCATACAGTTAGTGGCAACTTTCTTTGGAGGTTTTGTTGTAGCATTCATCAAGGGATGGCTTCTAACTGTTGTCATGTTATCTTGTATTCCACTTCTTGCCTTGTCCGGGGCTATGATAACTGTGATTATTTCAAAAGCATCATCTGAAGGACAAGCTGCTTATTCTACAGCAGCAATTGTAGTAGAGCAGACAATTGGTTCTATCCGAACT GTTGCATCATTCACTGGGGAGAGGCCAGCTATAGCTAAATACAATCAGTCCTTAACCAAGGCATACAAGACTGGAGTGCAAGAGGCACTAGCTTCTGGTTTGGGATTTGGCGTGCTCTACTTTGTTTTAATGTGCAGTTATGGTCTGGCTGTATGGTTTGGTGCAAAAATGGTAATAGAGAAAGGATATACAGGAGGCGAGGTCGTGACCATAATATTTGCTGTATTGACTGGCTCCTT CTCTATTGGGCAGGCATCTCCAAGCTTGAGTGCTTTTGCTGCTGGCCAAGCTGCAGCCTTTAAGATGTTTGAAACAATTAAAAGGAAGCCAGAAATTGATGCTTACGGCACAACTGGTCTGAAGATTAATGACATTCGTGGCGATATAGAGCTCAAGGAAGTTTGCTTTAGTTATCCTACAAGACCTGATGAACTGGTATTCAATGGATTTTCGCTTTCAATACCAAGTGGCACTACCGCAGCTTTGGTGGGACAAAGTGGGAGTGGGAAATCCACAGTTGTTAGTTTGATAGAGAGATTTTACGATCCACAGTCTGGTGCAGTACTTATTGATGGTATCAACCTCAGAGAATTTCAACTGAAATGGATCAGACAGAAAATAGGCCTAGTCAGCCAGGAACCAGTTCTCTTTACTTGTAGCATAAAAGAGAATATTGCCTACGGCAAGGATGGTGCAACTGATGAAGAAATCAGAGCTGCAGCAGAACTAGCTAACGCTGCCAAATTTATAGATAAACTTCCTCAG GGACTAGACACAATGGTTGGCGAGCATGGTACTCAGCTCTCTGGGGGTCAAAAGCAAAGAGTGGCAATAGCAAGAGCAATTTTGAAAGATCCAAGAATCCTACTTCTGGATGAAGCTACAAGTGCCCTTGATGCTGAATCTGAGAGAATTGTGCAAGAGGCATTGGACAGAATAATGATAAACAGAACAACTGTCATTGTAGCCCACCGCTTAAGTACTATACGAAATGCTGATACCATTGCTGTTATCCATCAGGGAAAAATAGTTGAAAGCG GTTCACATGCGGAGCTCACCAAGGATCCTGATGGAGCCTATAGCCAGCTTATCAGACtacaagaaattaaaagatctGAAAAGAATGTAGACAACAGGGACAAATCTGGAAGTATTGGGCATTCTGGAAGACATTCAAGTAAAAGGTCTTCTTTCTTACGATCTATAAGCCAAGAGTCACTGGGAGTAGGAAACAGTGGTCGCCATTCATTCTCAGCATCATTTAGGGTGCCCACATCTGTTGGCTTCATAGAAGCTGCTACAGGCGAAGGGCCTCAAGATCCTCCACCAACAGCTCCTTCACCACCAGAAGTGCCTCTTTATCGCCTGGCTTCCCTAAACAAGCCAGAGATTCCAGTTTTACTGATGGGGACTGTAGCTGCTGTGCTAACTGGAGTGATATTACCAGTTTTTAGTATCTTGCTTACCAAAATGATAAGTATTTTCTATGAGCCACATCATGAACTCCGTAAAGATTCAAAAGTTTGGGCAATAGTGTTTGTTGGACTTGGTGCGGTATCATTACTTGTTTATCCAGGTAGATTCTACTTTTTTGGTGTTGCTGGGAGTAAATTGATCCAAAGAATTCGGAAAATGTGTTTTGAGAAAGTAGTTCACATGGAAGTAAGTTGGTTTGACGAAGCTGAGCATTCAAGTGGAGCAATTGGATCAAGGCTTTCTACTGATGCAGCTTCTATCCGAGCTTTGGTTGGGGATGCACTTGGTTTGCTGGTTCAAAATATTGCCACAGCAATAGCTGCATTGATAATTGCCTTCGAATCGAGCTGGCAGCTTGCTCTTATAATCCTTGCTTTGGTGCCGCTACTAGGACTAAATGGATATGTGCAATTAAAGTTCTTGAAAGGATTCAGTGCAGATACAAAG AAATTGTATGAGGAAGCGAGTCAAGTGGCAAATGATGCTGTGGGGAGTATAAGAACAGTTGCTTCTTTCTGTGCTGAAGAGAAGGTGATGGAATTGTACCAGGAAAAATGTGAAGGACCAATTAAGACAGGCAAAAGGCAAGGGATAATCAGTGGAATTAGTTTTGGAGTATCATTCTTTATGCTGTATGCAGTTTATGCAACCAGTTTTTATGCTGGAGCTCGACTGGTGGAGGATGGCAAATCTTCATTCTCAGATGTTTTCCGG GTCTTTTTTGCTCTCAGTATGGCAGCTTTGGGAATCTCTCAGTCTGGCTCTTTGGTCCCTGATTCAACTAAAGCAAAAGGTGCTGCTGCTTCCATATTTGCAATTCTTGACCGAAAGTCAGAAATAGACCCAAGTGATGACTCTGGAATGACACTGGAAGAAGTCAAAGGAGAGATTGAACTTAGGCATGTCAGTTTCAAGTATCCTACCAGACCTGATGTTCAAATATTCAGAGATCTTAGCTTGACCATTCATACCGGCAAG ACAGTAGCACTGGTTGGAGAAAGTGGATGTGGAAAATCGACAGTGATCTCATTGTTACAAAGATTTTATGACCCAGACTCAGGTCACATTATACTGGATGGAAAAGAAATCCAAAGTTTGCAAGTTAGATGGCTAAGACAACAGATGGGTCTGGTAAGTCAAGAGCCTGTGTTGTTTAATGACACCATCCGAGCCAATATTGCATATGGAAAAGGAGATGCAACCGAGGCAGAAATTATAGCTGCGGCAGAATTGGCAAACGCTCATAGGTTCATTAGTAGTTTGCAGAAG GGTTATGACACGTTAGTAGGGGAACGAGGAGTTCAATTATCTGGGGGACAGAAGCAGCGTGTGGCAATTGCACGAGCTATAGTGAAGAACCCAAAAATATTACTGCTAGATGAAGCCACAAGTGCACTGGATGCTGAGTCTGAAAAAGTGGTTCAGGATGCACTAGACCGTGTCATGGTGGACCGAACCACAATAGTAGTGGCTCATAGGTTATCCACTATTAAGGGTGCAGATTTAATTGCAGTAGTTAAAAATGGGGTCATAGCAGAGAAGGGAAAGCATGAAGCATTACTTGACAAGGGAGGTGATTATGCTTCCTTAGTAGCATTGCATACAAGTGCTTCTACATCTTAG